From one Liolophura sinensis isolate JHLJ2023 chromosome 10, CUHK_Ljap_v2, whole genome shotgun sequence genomic stretch:
- the LOC135476779 gene encoding melanocortin receptor 5-like translates to MTDTPPICDPDVNVVAGVMTDVAAYDIIGADFETGHVNYTEGQNFTINGTKSERNVDLSLPPYVILSIVLSVFSLLLNILSVVAILNVPGKISTQLRLAASLTMADVVVAFSVLLHTVLRTFSRPTYLASSIPEDRLVSSCTLVFNFALNVSGHLVCLFNLVAMGLDHYIAVCKPLRYASIVTNRRTGYLILFCWLLASFGGYSMFFSGLSTYDKALPFFNYCDAVMHNDYHSEYLVFAVASVSIFVLLFTYVSVFCEVQRIKKRGVYNDRDKNNWKTFWTTLLILCTFILCWMPSCLFQVTLVILVKRDPNTVRLYFPRLIRTGQYLYCLMLCNCLADPIIYAIRVRDVQMGYRMMYFKLAIALRKKCGREEEMETLSVTYRVRSRCSQQFFFPSLLNVRGNRKSSLSTHVAEDHEERITFFSRLRGNLTAVNDKKFRP, encoded by the coding sequence ATGACTGACACTCCGCCGATATGTGACCCAGATGTGAACGTTGTGGCAGGAGTGATGACGGATGTGGCGGCGTATGACATCATTGGGGCGGACTTTGAAACTGGTCATGTTAACTACACTGAAGGACAGAATTTCACCATCAACGGCACGAAGTCAGAACGGAATGTCGATTTATCTCTCCCACCATACGTCATTCTGTCCATCGTCCTAAGTGTTTTCTCTTTGCTGCTAAACATACTCTCGGTAGTCGCCATTTTAAATGTACCGGGAAAGATAAGTACGCAACTACGTCTTGCTGCCAGTTTAACAATGGCAGATGTCGTTGTTGCATTCAGTGTTCTCCTGCATACGGTTTTGAGGACGTTTTCACGACCCACTTATCTAGCCTCCTCAATACCCGAGGATCGACTCGTCTCGTCTTGTACACTAGTCTTCAACTTTGCTCTTAATGTGTCCGGTCATCTCGTGTGTTTGTTTAACTTGGTGGCTATGGGTCTGGACCACTATATCGCTGTATGTAAGCCTCTTCGTTACGCCAGCATCGTCACAAATCGTCGCACTGGCTATTTGATACTTTTCTGTTGGCTTCTGGCATCATTTGGCGGATATTCAATGTTCTTCTCCGGGCTCAGCACGTACGATAAAGCGCTGCCTTTTTTCAATTACTGCGACGCAGTCATGCACAACGATTACCATTCAGAATATTTAGTATTCGCTGTGGCTTCTGTCAGCATCTTCGTTTTATTGTTTACATATGTTTCCGTATTTTGCGAAGTTCAGAGGATTAAAAAACGAGGTGTTTACAACGATAGGGACAAGAACAACTGGAAAACCTTTTGGACGACGTTGTTAATCCTGTGCACCTTCATCCTCTGCTGGATGCCTTCTTGTCTCTTTCAAGTGACCCTCGTGATTCTCGTTAAGCGGGACCCCAATACGGTTCGGTTATACTTTCCTAGATTAATCCGAACGGGGCAGTACTTGTACTGCCTGATGCTATGTAACTGTCTAGCAGACCCCATCATCTATGCCATTCGAGTGCGAGACGTTCAGATGGGGTACCGAATGATGTATTTCAAACTCGCTATCGCGTTACGCAAAAAGTGTGGCCGCGAGGAGGAAATGGAGACTCTCTCGGTGACCTACAGGGTTCGATCCAGATGTTCCCAGCAGTTTTTCTTCCCGTCCTTACTGAATGTGCGGGGAAATAGAAAATCTTCCTTGTCCACCCACGTGGCAGAGGATCATGAGGAAAGAATAACTTTTTTCTCGCGTCTGAGAGGAAATTTGACTGCGGTTAATGATaaaaaatttcgtccatga